The proteins below come from a single Aegilops tauschii subsp. strangulata cultivar AL8/78 chromosome 6, Aet v6.0, whole genome shotgun sequence genomic window:
- the LOC109740301 gene encoding uncharacterized protein isoform X1, with protein MSAADERDQGNTGPPVIDIAGVVMYVGPVDYDTYSPLCMREVALIDAAMRIIFLHIFEELVERHWNELLPAEANVGLIMATSMKVHQLSSVHDQVRDDLSFRDAIKNEVLLRKDARKQDDVDNSLVPKITATEVDFCSGQSSPVKQNFKYIRGDERPPINVNKKDQLD; from the exons ATGAGCGCAGCCGACGAGCGGGACCAGGGGAACACCGGCCCACCCGTCAtag ATATTGCTGGTGTAGTCATGTACGTGGGCCCAGTTGACTATGATACATATTCCCCTCTATGCATGAGGGAAGTAGCACTGATCGATGCTGCCATGCGAATTATCTTCCTACACATTTTTGAAGAACTAGTTGAACGCCATTGGAATGAACTTCTTCCTGCTGAAGCAAATGTTGGCTTAATCATGGCAACCTCGATGAAGGTTCATCAACTATCCA GTGTGCATGATCAAGTTCGTGATGACTTGTCTTTCCGTGATGCTATCAAGAATGAAGTTCTTCTTAGGAAGGATGCCCGCAAACAAGACGATGTGGATAACTCACTTGTCCCCAAGATAACCGCGACTGAAGTAGACTTTTGCTCTGGTCAATCTTCCCCCGTGAAGCAAAATTTCAAATATATAAGGGGTGATGAGCGTCCACCAATCAACGTCAACAAGAAGGATCAATTGGACTAG
- the LOC109740301 gene encoding uncharacterized protein isoform X2 — MSAADERDQGNTGPPVIDIAGVVMYVGPVDYDTYSPLCMREVALIDAAMRIIFLHIFEELVERHWNELLPAEANVGLIMATSMKVHQLSKTLSTGQQLYAYITPQLATNFTFLKVCMIKFVMTCLSVMLSRMKFFLGRMPANKTMWITHLSPR; from the exons ATGAGCGCAGCCGACGAGCGGGACCAGGGGAACACCGGCCCACCCGTCAtag ATATTGCTGGTGTAGTCATGTACGTGGGCCCAGTTGACTATGATACATATTCCCCTCTATGCATGAGGGAAGTAGCACTGATCGATGCTGCCATGCGAATTATCTTCCTACACATTTTTGAAGAACTAGTTGAACGCCATTGGAATGAACTTCTTCCTGCTGAAGCAAATGTTGGCTTAATCATGGCAACCTCGATGAAGGTTCATCAACTATCCA AAACTCTTAGCACGGGGCAACAACTTTATGCATACATTACTCCTCAACTTGCCACAAATTTCACTTTCTTAAAG GTGTGCATGATCAAGTTCGTGATGACTTGTCTTTCCGTGATGCTATCAAGAATGAAGTTCTTCTTAGGAAGGATGCCCGCAAACAAGACGATGTGGATAACTCACTTGTCCCCAAGATAA